In a single window of the Hirundo rustica isolate bHirRus1 chromosome 7, bHirRus1.pri.v3, whole genome shotgun sequence genome:
- the SLC11A1 gene encoding natural resistance-associated macrophage protein 1: MSIAYLDPGNVESDLQCGALAGFKLLWVLLWATILGLLCQRLAIRLGVVTGKDLGEICYLYYPKVPRVLLWLMIEIAIIGSDMQEVIGTAIAFSLLSAGRIPLWGGVLITIVDTLFFLFLDKYGLRKLEAFFGLLITIMALTFGYEYVVVRPRQVEVLKGIFLPSCPGCGRKELLQAMGIIGAIIMPHNIFLHSSLVKTRVIDRSKKEAVREANMYFLTESCLALFVSFLINLFVMAVFGEAFYHQRNEDVHNKCVNSSISHYAGIFPTNNKTVSVDIYQGGVILGCYFGAAALYIWGIGILAAGQSSTMTGTYAGQFVMEGFLQLRWSRFTRVLFTRSFAILPTVFVAAFKDVSHLTGMNDLLNVLQSILLPFAVLPVLTFTSLHPLMQDFSNSLPGKVLMTFITGLVCAINVYFVVDFLPTLHGLEYHIPLGLLLAAYLAFVAYLIWTCSIAHGARFLARGHHSRFNFGLALDPTGKR, encoded by the exons ATGAGCATCGCCTACTTGGACCCAGGCAACGTGGAGTCAGACCTGCAATGCGGGGCACTGGCGGGATTCAAG ctgctgtgggtgctgctgtgggccaccatcctggggctgctgtgccagcgCCTGGCCATCCGTCTAGGCGTGGTGACGGGGAAGGACCTGGGCGAGATTTGCTACCTCTACTACCCGAAG gTGCCCCGCGTGCTGCTCTGGCTCATGATTGAGATTGCCATCATCGGCTCCGACATGCAGGAGGTGATCGGGACCGCTATTGCTTTCAGCCTGCTCTCAGCTGGCCG CATCCCCCTCTGGGGTGGGGTCCTTATCACCATCGTGGAcaccctcttcttcctcttccttgatAAGTACG GGCTCCGCAAACTGGAGGCTTTCTTCGGCCTCCTCATCACCATCATGGCCCTGACCTTTGGCTATGAG TATGTGGTGGTGAGGCCGAGGCAGGTGGAGGTGCTGAAGGGCATTTTCCTGCCCAGCTGCCCGGGCTGCGGGcgaaaggagctgctgcaggccaTGGGCATCATTGGCGCCATCATTATGCCCCATAACATCTTCCTCCACTCCTCCTTGGTCAAG ACACGGGTGATCGACCGGTCCAAGAAGGAGGCAGTGCGGGAGGCCAATATGTATTTCCTGACCGAGTCCTGCCTGGCCCTCTTTGTCTCCTTCCTCATCAACCTCTTTGTCATGGCTGTCTTCGGCGAGGCTTTCTACCACCAGCGAAATGAGGACGTG CACAACAAGTGCGTCAACAGCAGCATCAGCCACTACGCCGGCATCTTCCCCACCAACAACAAGACAGTGTCCGTGGATATCTACCAGGGG GGCGTCATCCTGGGCTGCTATTTCGGGGCAGCGGCGTTGTACATCTGGGGCATCGGGATCCTGGCAGCCGGGCAGAGCTCCACAATGACTGGGACTTATGCAGGGCAGTTCGTCATGGAG GGCTTCTTGCAGCTCCGCTGGTCCCGCTTCACCCGGGTGCTCTTCACCCGCTCCTTTGCCATCCTGCCCACTGTCTTCGTGGCCGCTTTCAAGGATGTCAGCCACCTCACAGGCATGAACGACCTGCTCAACGTCCTGCAGAGCATCCTG ctgcctTTTGCCGTCCTGCCTGTCCTCACCTTCACCAGCCTGCACCCGCTCATGCAGGATTTCAGCAACAGCCT cccagggAAGGTGCTGATGACCTTCATCACGGGGCTGGTCTGCGCCATCAACGTTTACTTCGTGGTGGACTTTCTACCAACATTGCACGGCCTGGAGTACCACATTCCCCTGGGCCTGCTACTGGCTGCCTACTTGGCTTTCGTCGCCTACCTG ATCTGGACGTGCAGCATCGCCCACGGAGCCCGGTTCCTGGCCCGGGGCCATCACAGCCGGTTCAATTTTGGTCTCGCCCTCGACCCGACAGGGAAACGGTGA